The following are from one region of the Mesorhizobium sp. B4-1-4 genome:
- a CDS encoding MIP family channel protein — protein MKTYLAEVLGTFLLVFIGTASVVTGGFGGALPLGQEGIGLAFGIGLIAAAYAIGPISGAHLNPAVTLGVFLAGRLPAKDIIPYWIAQIIGAILASLALWIIVSGQAGGHTGGFGANGWDETKWGMSSAFLWELIGTFTFVTVILGVTAEKHSTAFAGLVIGLTLAGIHFAMIPVTGTSVNPARSIGPALFSGGAAISQLWLFIVAPLIGGAVAGVVAKARVFEKD, from the coding sequence ATGAAGACTTATCTGGCGGAAGTTCTAGGCACATTTCTGTTGGTGTTCATCGGCACGGCGTCGGTGGTGACGGGCGGCTTCGGCGGCGCGCTGCCTCTTGGTCAGGAAGGCATTGGCCTGGCATTCGGCATCGGTCTCATCGCGGCGGCCTATGCGATCGGTCCAATTTCGGGCGCGCATCTCAATCCGGCGGTCACGCTCGGCGTCTTCCTTGCCGGCCGGCTGCCGGCCAAAGACATCATCCCCTACTGGATCGCGCAGATCATCGGCGCCATTCTGGCTTCGCTGGCGCTGTGGATCATCGTTTCCGGCCAGGCCGGCGGCCACACCGGCGGCTTCGGCGCCAATGGCTGGGATGAGACAAAATGGGGCATGAGCTCCGCGTTCCTGTGGGAGTTGATCGGCACCTTCACCTTCGTCACGGTGATCCTCGGTGTTACCGCTGAAAAGCACTCGACGGCATTTGCCGGATTGGTCATCGGCCTGACGCTGGCGGGCATTCACTTCGCCATGATCCCGGTCACCGGGACCTCGGTCAATCCAGCCCGCTCCATCGGCCCGGCGCTGTTCTCGGGCGGTGCAGCGATCAGCCAGCTCTGGCTGTTCATCGTCGCGCCGCTGATCGGCGGCGCCGTCGCCGGCGTCGTGGCCAAGGCGCGTGTCTTCGAAAAGGATTGA
- a CDS encoding 5'-methylthioadenosine/S-adenosylhomocysteine nucleosidase (Enables the cleavage of the glycosidic bond in both 5'-methylthioadenosine and S-adenosylhomocysteine): MGNIVRIGGKDVLFIMAAQAEYGPHLQRLFTPLMTGVGPVEAGVRLGAELSWLKSEKALPDLVVSLGSAGSRSLEQTEIYQVISVSYRDIDASPLGFEKGATPFLDLPVTVPLPFRIPDIKEATLSTGGAIITGAAYDSIAADMVDMETFACLRACQLFDVPLIGLRGISDGAADLRHVGDWTEYLHVIDEKLADAVTRLEQAIGSGTLRTDSPRDEPRPL; the protein is encoded by the coding sequence ATGGGTAACATTGTGCGGATCGGTGGCAAGGACGTCCTTTTCATCATGGCGGCACAGGCCGAATACGGGCCGCATTTGCAACGGTTGTTCACGCCACTGATGACGGGTGTCGGCCCGGTTGAAGCGGGCGTCAGGCTTGGCGCCGAACTGTCCTGGCTGAAGTCGGAAAAGGCGCTGCCCGATCTGGTGGTTTCACTGGGGTCTGCGGGAAGCCGGAGCCTGGAACAGACGGAAATTTATCAGGTCATCTCCGTCAGCTATCGGGACATCGATGCGTCGCCGCTCGGTTTCGAGAAGGGCGCGACGCCGTTCCTCGACCTGCCGGTGACCGTGCCGCTGCCGTTCCGCATTCCGGATATAAAGGAGGCCACGCTGTCGACCGGTGGGGCGATCATCACAGGCGCGGCCTACGACTCGATCGCGGCCGACATGGTCGACATGGAAACCTTCGCCTGCCTGCGCGCCTGCCAGCTGTTCGATGTGCCTTTGATCGGGTTGCGCGGCATTTCCGACGGGGCGGCTGATCTCAGGCATGTTGGGGACTGGACCGAATACCTCCATGTCATCGACGAGAAGCTGGCCGACGCCGTGACGCGCCTCGAACAGGCGATCGGGTCGGGCACGCTGCGGACGGATTCGCCCCGTGACGAGCCGAGACCGCTCTGA
- a CDS encoding RsmB/NOP family class I SAM-dependent RNA methyltransferase, with translation MRLGGRLAAAIEVLEDIGRRHRPVADALKDWGLSHRFAGGGDRAAIGNIVYDALRHKRSAGWLLGEDTPRAIGFGALLLEWVQTAQSLNTALEGDKFAPPLLSATELQAIAQRRLADAPPAVRADIPDWCEPLFERAFGGTWVEEGAALATRPPLDIRVNTLQADRAKVLAELAQTGASAARIAPQGIRIPPIDGDGRHPNVQAEPAFQKGWFEVQDEGSQIAATLAGATAGMQVLDFCAGAGGKTLALSAAMENRGQIFAHDAEKARLAPIFDRIRRSENRNVQVVTKPAELAPLANHMDIVLVDAPCTGSGTWRRRPDAKWRLTQRQLDARKGEQSAILDAARAYVKPGGLLVYITCSVFDEENGQQVAAFRKRNSGFAPVDHRALWNSCFPGHEAAARIGAGGDVSLSPALSGTDGFYFCAMRRAS, from the coding sequence ATGCGACTGGGCGGACGGCTGGCTGCGGCCATCGAAGTGCTGGAGGACATTGGCCGGCGTCACCGGCCGGTGGCCGATGCGCTGAAGGATTGGGGGCTCTCACACCGTTTCGCTGGCGGCGGGGATCGGGCCGCGATCGGCAACATCGTCTACGACGCGCTGCGCCACAAACGCTCCGCCGGCTGGCTGCTCGGCGAGGACACGCCGCGTGCCATCGGCTTCGGGGCGCTGCTGCTCGAATGGGTCCAGACGGCGCAATCACTGAACACCGCGCTCGAAGGCGACAAGTTCGCGCCGCCGCTGCTCAGCGCCACGGAACTCCAGGCAATCGCACAACGCCGGCTTGCCGACGCGCCGCCCGCGGTTCGCGCCGACATACCCGATTGGTGCGAACCGCTTTTCGAACGGGCCTTCGGCGGGACGTGGGTCGAGGAGGGCGCCGCGCTTGCCACCCGCCCGCCGCTCGACATCCGGGTCAACACGCTGCAGGCCGACCGCGCCAAAGTGCTGGCCGAGCTGGCGCAGACCGGCGCCAGCGCCGCGCGGATCGCGCCACAGGGCATCCGCATCCCGCCCATCGACGGCGACGGCAGGCACCCTAACGTGCAGGCCGAGCCGGCTTTCCAGAAAGGCTGGTTCGAGGTCCAGGACGAGGGGTCGCAAATCGCGGCCACGCTTGCCGGCGCGACGGCCGGCATGCAGGTGCTCGACTTCTGCGCCGGCGCCGGCGGCAAGACGCTGGCGCTGTCGGCCGCGATGGAAAATCGGGGCCAGATCTTTGCCCATGATGCCGAAAAAGCGCGGCTGGCGCCGATCTTCGACCGCATCCGCCGCTCGGAAAACCGCAATGTGCAGGTCGTCACCAAGCCGGCCGAACTCGCTCCGCTCGCCAACCATATGGACATTGTGCTGGTCGACGCGCCCTGTACCGGCAGCGGCACCTGGCGGCGCCGTCCCGATGCCAAATGGCGGCTGACGCAAAGACAGCTCGACGCCCGCAAAGGTGAGCAGTCGGCGATCCTCGACGCGGCACGCGCCTATGTCAAACCCGGCGGCCTGCTGGTCTATATCACCTGCTCGGTGTTCGACGAGGAGAATGGCCAACAGGTCGCGGCATTCCGCAAGCGCAACAGCGGCTTTGCTCCGGTCGATCACCGTGCGCTCTGGAACAGCTGTTTTCCAGGCCATGAGGCGGCCGCGCGGATCGGCGCTGGCGGGGATGTTTCGCTGTCGCCGGCGCTGAGCGGCACTGACGGATTCTATTTCTGTGCCATGCGCAGGGCCAGTTGA
- the katG gene encoding catalase/peroxidase HPI, with protein sequence MDAKTDDNSAGKCPVAHGSAGRTNRDWWPNQLDLAVLHQQSNLSDPMGEDFDYAKEFKSLDLDAVIKDLRHVMTNSQDWWPADFGHYGPLFIRMAWHSAGTYRIGDGRGGAGAGQQRFAPLNSWPDNANLDKARRLLWPVKQKYGRKISWADLLILTGNVALESMGFKTFGFAGGRADVWEPEQDVDWGSETKWLGDERYSGDRELQGHLGAVQMGLIYVNPEGPNGKPDPLAAARDIRETFARMAMNDEETVALIAGGHTFGKTHGAGDASLVGAEPEGAGIEAQGLGWSSKYATGIAGDAITSGLEVTWTTTPTKWSNNFFDNLFNYEWELTKSPAGAHQWTPKGGAGAGTVPDAHNPSKRRAPAMLTTDLALRFDPAYEKISRRFHEHPDQFADAFARAWFKLTHRDMGPVARYLGPLVPKEELIWQDPIPAIDHELVGEQDIASLKAKILASGLSVSELVSTAWASASTFRNSDKRGGANGARIRLAPQKDWDVNQPAELAKVLAKLDGIQREFNTGGKKVSLADLIVLGGVAAVEKAAKDGGHEVKVPFTPGRMDASQEQTDVHSFAALEPKVDGFRNYVRGKQPMSVEAMLVDRAQLLALTAPELTVLVGGLRVLGANTGKSKHGVFTDRPGTLTNDFFVNLLSMNTVWEPAAGSVPGSEEVYEARDRKTKAFKWTGTRADLIFGSHAQLRALAEVYGSGDAGQKFVQDFVAAWTKVMNADRFDIAR encoded by the coding sequence ATGGACGCGAAAACCGACGACAACAGCGCTGGCAAATGCCCCGTGGCGCATGGATCCGCCGGCAGGACCAACCGTGACTGGTGGCCGAACCAGCTCGATCTTGCCGTTCTTCATCAGCAGTCCAACCTGTCGGACCCGATGGGTGAGGACTTCGACTATGCAAAGGAATTCAAGAGCCTCGATCTCGATGCGGTGATCAAGGATCTCCGCCACGTCATGACGAATTCGCAGGATTGGTGGCCGGCCGACTTTGGCCATTACGGCCCTTTGTTCATCCGCATGGCCTGGCACAGCGCAGGCACCTATCGCATCGGTGACGGCCGTGGTGGAGCCGGAGCTGGCCAGCAGCGTTTCGCGCCGCTCAACAGCTGGCCGGACAACGCCAATCTCGACAAGGCCCGCCGCCTGCTGTGGCCGGTCAAGCAGAAATATGGCCGCAAGATCTCCTGGGCTGACCTGTTGATCCTCACCGGCAATGTCGCGCTGGAATCGATGGGCTTCAAGACTTTCGGTTTTGCCGGTGGGCGCGCCGACGTGTGGGAGCCCGAACAGGATGTGGACTGGGGTTCGGAGACCAAGTGGCTCGGTGACGAGCGTTACTCCGGCGACCGCGAGCTTCAGGGCCATCTCGGCGCCGTACAGATGGGCCTGATCTACGTCAATCCGGAAGGCCCGAACGGCAAGCCCGATCCGCTGGCCGCGGCGCGCGACATCAGGGAAACCTTCGCCCGCATGGCGATGAACGACGAGGAAACCGTGGCGCTGATCGCCGGTGGCCATACCTTCGGCAAGACCCATGGCGCCGGCGACGCCTCGCTGGTGGGGGCAGAGCCGGAAGGCGCCGGCATCGAGGCGCAGGGCCTCGGCTGGTCGAGCAAGTATGCCACCGGCATTGCCGGCGACGCCATCACTTCGGGTCTCGAGGTCACCTGGACCACGACGCCGACCAAATGGAGCAACAACTTTTTCGACAACCTCTTCAACTACGAATGGGAACTGACGAAGAGCCCGGCCGGTGCCCATCAGTGGACGCCGAAGGGCGGCGCCGGCGCCGGCACGGTGCCGGATGCGCATAATCCCTCCAAGCGTCGTGCGCCAGCGATGCTGACCACCGACCTCGCGCTGCGTTTCGACCCGGCCTATGAGAAGATCTCGCGGCGTTTCCACGAGCATCCGGATCAGTTCGCCGATGCCTTCGCCCGCGCCTGGTTCAAGCTGACCCATCGCGACATGGGTCCGGTCGCGCGCTATCTCGGCCCGTTGGTGCCGAAGGAAGAACTGATCTGGCAGGATCCGATTCCGGCGATCGATCATGAACTGGTCGGCGAGCAGGACATTGCATCGCTGAAGGCGAAGATCCTTGCATCGGGTCTGTCGGTTTCCGAGTTGGTCTCGACCGCCTGGGCCTCAGCCTCCACGTTCCGCAATTCCGACAAGCGCGGCGGCGCCAACGGCGCCCGCATCCGCCTGGCGCCGCAGAAGGACTGGGACGTCAACCAGCCGGCTGAACTGGCGAAGGTGCTTGCCAAGCTTGACGGCATCCAGAGGGAATTCAACACCGGCGGCAAGAAGGTTTCGCTCGCCGACCTGATCGTGCTTGGCGGCGTCGCCGCGGTCGAAAAAGCCGCCAAGGACGGCGGCCATGAGGTGAAGGTGCCGTTCACGCCCGGCCGCATGGACGCCTCGCAGGAGCAGACGGACGTGCACTCCTTTGCCGCGCTCGAGCCGAAGGTCGACGGCTTCCGCAACTATGTCAGGGGCAAGCAGCCCATGTCGGTTGAAGCGATGCTGGTTGACCGGGCACAGTTGCTGGCGCTGACGGCGCCGGAATTGACGGTGCTCGTCGGCGGTCTGCGGGTGCTCGGCGCCAACACCGGCAAGTCGAAGCACGGCGTGTTCACCGATAGGCCGGGCACGCTGACCAACGACTTCTTCGTCAATCTGCTCAGCATGAACACGGTCTGGGAGCCGGCTGCCGGCTCCGTCCCAGGCTCGGAGGAGGTGTATGAGGCTCGCGACCGCAAGACCAAGGCGTTCAAATGGACCGGCACCCGTGCCGACCTGATCTTCGGTTCGCATGCGCAACTGCGTGCGCTGGCAGAGGTCTATGGATCGGGAGACGCCGGGCAGAAATTCGTCCAAGATTTCGTTGCGGCATGGACCAAGGTGATGAACGCCGACCGCTTCGACATCGCGCGCTGA
- a CDS encoding PaaI family thioesterase yields the protein MAAKIVPAPDYEDRVRASFARQQAMATIGAELTLVTPGIIEIEMPYSAALTQQHGFLHAGVISTALDSACGYAAFSLMPENSGVLTIEFKVNLLAPGRGERFLFRGSVTKPGRTIIVADGQAYAFAADGEAKLIATMTGTMMTMVGRDGIAG from the coding sequence ATGGCGGCAAAGATCGTACCGGCTCCAGACTATGAGGATCGCGTCAGGGCGTCCTTCGCGCGCCAGCAGGCGATGGCGACCATCGGCGCCGAACTGACGCTTGTGACGCCTGGCATCATCGAGATCGAGATGCCCTATTCGGCAGCACTGACCCAGCAGCATGGGTTCTTGCATGCGGGTGTCATTTCGACCGCGCTGGACTCGGCTTGCGGCTATGCGGCGTTCTCGCTGATGCCGGAGAATTCCGGCGTGCTGACCATCGAGTTCAAGGTCAATCTTTTGGCGCCGGGCAGGGGTGAGCGCTTTCTCTTCCGTGGCTCGGTGACCAAGCCCGGTCGCACCATTATCGTTGCCGACGGCCAGGCCTATGCCTTCGCCGCCGACGGCGAGGCCAAGCTGATCGCCACCATGACGGGGACGATGATGACGATGGTTGGGCGCGACGGGATTGCAGGGTGA
- the guaA gene encoding glutamine-hydrolyzing GMP synthase translates to MTTANHPDTVLIVDFGSQFTQLIARRIREAGVFSEIVPFQSAEAAFKRINPKAVILSGGPASTSDIGSPRAPQIVFDAGVPVLGICYGQMAMCVQMGGVAESSNHREFGRAFVEIEKDSPLFEGLWATGQRHQVWMSHGDRVIALPPGFEVFGKSESSPFAIFGNVERRMYGIMFHPEVVHTPDGARLLRNFVHNIAGIEGDWTMRAYREHAVEAIRKQVGKGKVICALSGGVDSSVAALLIHEAVGDQLTCILVDHGLMRKDEAAGVVSMFRQHYNLPLILVDASDKFISALEGESDPEKKRKTIGRLFIEVFEEEAQKLGGADFLAQGTLYPDVIESVSFTGGPSVTIKSHHNVGGLPERMNMKLVEPLRELFKDEVRALGKELGLPESFIGRHPFPGPGLAIRCPGGITREKLEILREADAIYLDEIRKAGLYDAIWQAFAVLLPVQTVGVMGDGRTYEFVCALRAVTSVDGMTADFYHYDMNFLGAAATRIINEVRGINRVVYDVTSKPPGTIEWE, encoded by the coding sequence ATGACAACAGCCAATCATCCCGACACCGTCCTGATTGTCGATTTCGGCAGCCAGTTTACGCAGCTCATTGCCCGCCGCATCCGCGAGGCGGGGGTGTTTTCCGAGATCGTGCCGTTCCAGTCGGCCGAGGCGGCGTTCAAGCGCATCAATCCGAAAGCCGTCATCCTGTCAGGCGGCCCTGCGTCGACCAGCGATATCGGCAGCCCGCGCGCGCCGCAGATCGTCTTCGATGCCGGCGTACCGGTGCTCGGCATCTGCTACGGCCAGATGGCGATGTGCGTGCAGATGGGCGGTGTCGCCGAAAGCTCCAACCACCGTGAATTCGGCCGCGCCTTCGTCGAGATCGAAAAGGATAGCCCGCTGTTCGAGGGCCTGTGGGCCACCGGCCAGCGCCATCAGGTGTGGATGAGCCATGGCGACCGCGTCATCGCGCTGCCGCCGGGCTTCGAGGTCTTCGGCAAGTCGGAAAGCTCGCCCTTCGCCATCTTCGGCAATGTCGAGCGCAGGATGTACGGCATCATGTTCCACCCCGAGGTGGTGCACACGCCCGACGGCGCAAGGCTGCTCAGGAACTTCGTCCACAACATCGCCGGCATCGAGGGCGACTGGACAATGCGCGCCTATCGTGAGCATGCGGTCGAGGCGATCCGCAAGCAGGTCGGCAAGGGCAAGGTCATCTGCGCGCTGTCGGGCGGCGTGGACTCCTCGGTCGCCGCGCTGCTGATCCACGAGGCGGTCGGCGACCAGCTGACCTGCATCCTCGTCGACCACGGCCTGATGCGCAAGGACGAGGCGGCGGGCGTGGTTTCGATGTTCCGCCAGCATTACAATCTGCCGCTGATCCTGGTCGATGCCTCCGACAAGTTCATCTCGGCGCTGGAAGGCGAGTCGGACCCGGAGAAGAAGCGCAAGACCATCGGCCGGCTGTTTATCGAAGTGTTCGAGGAAGAGGCGCAGAAACTGGGCGGCGCCGATTTCCTGGCGCAGGGCACGCTCTATCCCGACGTCATCGAGAGCGTCTCCTTCACCGGCGGTCCGTCGGTGACCATCAAGTCCCACCACAATGTCGGCGGCCTGCCCGAGCGCATGAACATGAAGCTGGTCGAGCCGCTGCGCGAACTGTTCAAGGACGAGGTGAGGGCGCTGGGCAAGGAACTCGGCCTGCCCGAAAGCTTCATCGGCCGCCATCCGTTCCCCGGCCCCGGCCTCGCCATCCGCTGCCCGGGCGGCATCACGCGCGAGAAGCTGGAGATCCTGCGCGAGGCCGACGCGATCTACCTCGACGAGATCCGCAAGGCCGGTCTCTACGACGCCATCTGGCAGGCCTTCGCCGTGCTGCTGCCGGTGCAGACCGTTGGCGTGATGGGCGACGGGCGCACGTACGAATTCGTCTGCGCCCTGCGCGCCGTCACGTCGGTCGACGGCATGACGGCCGATTTCTACCACTACGACATGAATTTCCTGGGTGCCGCCGCCACACGCATCATCAATGAGGTGCGCGGCATCAACCGCGTCGTCTACGACGTGACGTCAAAGCCGCCAGGCACGATCGAGTGGGAATAA
- a CDS encoding amino acid ABC transporter ATP-binding protein: MSDVKSENRARFGVPANSMVFARGVRKSYGPLEVLKGVDLDVSEGSVACIIGPSGSGKSTFLRCINHLEKLSAGILLVDSQFVGYDLQGEKLYEVKDDLLCRRRAEIGMLFQSFNLFSHMTVMENLIEAPTQVRRIPADQAKAEAEVLLRRVGLADKVDRYPRELSGGQQQRVAIARAMAMKPKVLLFDEPTSALDPELVGEVLQVMRDLAESGMTMVVVTHEIGFAREIGDQLVFMDGGVIVERGAPREMIANPQSPRTREFLSRVL; this comes from the coding sequence ATGAGTGATGTGAAGTCCGAAAATCGTGCCCGCTTCGGCGTGCCGGCCAACTCCATGGTGTTCGCGCGCGGCGTGCGAAAATCCTATGGTCCGCTAGAGGTGCTGAAGGGCGTCGACCTCGATGTCTCCGAGGGATCGGTGGCCTGCATCATCGGCCCGTCGGGATCCGGCAAGAGCACGTTCCTGCGCTGCATCAACCATCTGGAGAAGCTCAGCGCCGGCATTCTGTTGGTGGACAGCCAGTTCGTCGGCTACGACCTCCAGGGCGAGAAGCTCTACGAGGTCAAGGACGATCTCCTGTGCCGGCGCCGGGCCGAAATCGGCATGCTGTTCCAGTCCTTCAACCTGTTCTCGCACATGACGGTGATGGAGAACCTGATCGAGGCGCCGACGCAGGTGCGGCGCATCCCGGCCGACCAGGCCAAGGCAGAGGCCGAAGTCCTGCTGCGGCGCGTCGGCCTCGCCGACAAGGTCGACCGCTATCCGCGGGAGCTTTCCGGCGGCCAGCAGCAGCGCGTGGCGATCGCCCGCGCCATGGCCATGAAGCCGAAGGTGCTGCTCTTCGACGAGCCGACATCGGCGCTCGATCCGGAACTGGTCGGCGAGGTGCTGCAGGTAATGCGCGATCTCGCCGAAAGCGGCATGACGATGGTCGTTGTCACCCATGAGATCGGCTTTGCCCGCGAGATCGGCGATCAGCTCGTCTTCATGGACGGTGGCGTGATCGTCGAACGTGGCGCGCCGCGCGAGATGATCGCCAACCCGCAATCGCCGCGCACTCGCGAGTTCCTGTCCCGGGTTTTGTGA
- a CDS encoding amino acid ABC transporter permease: MGVAHQTDIGVEPGAAAAVSRLTVVPQRRYGIWVGTAFALLLAFLIIRAFASNPAFAWGTAAGYLFHPSIMRGLGNTLMLTVIIMVLGIVVGTVIAIMRVSPSPVLRGFAGIYVWFFRGVPALIQLIFWFNLSLLVREISLSLPFLGTLFSVRTNDFMTPFLSAVVALSLCEAGYMAEIIRAGIKSVPSGQSEAASALGMPYRMILKRITLPQAMRFVLPPTGNEAINLLKMTSLVTFIAVDDLFYTAQSIYARTFETIPLLIVVAFWYLAVVSIMSVGQHFLERHFGRSDTRRDPLTMRALRNAISLRGVAR; encoded by the coding sequence ATGGGCGTGGCCCACCAGACCGATATTGGTGTCGAGCCGGGCGCTGCCGCTGCCGTGTCGCGATTGACCGTCGTGCCGCAGCGCCGCTACGGCATCTGGGTAGGCACGGCGTTCGCCCTGCTGCTGGCCTTCCTGATCATCCGCGCCTTCGCTAGCAATCCCGCCTTCGCCTGGGGCACGGCGGCCGGCTACCTGTTCCATCCCTCGATCATGCGCGGTCTCGGCAACACGCTGATGCTGACCGTCATCATCATGGTGCTGGGCATCGTGGTCGGCACCGTCATTGCCATCATGCGGGTGTCGCCGAGTCCGGTGCTGCGTGGCTTCGCGGGCATCTATGTCTGGTTCTTCCGGGGTGTCCCGGCCTTGATCCAGCTGATCTTCTGGTTCAACCTCTCGCTGCTGGTGCGCGAGATTTCGCTCAGCCTGCCTTTCCTGGGCACGCTTTTCTCCGTGCGCACCAATGATTTCATGACCCCATTCCTTTCCGCCGTCGTCGCGCTTTCGCTCTGCGAGGCCGGTTACATGGCCGAGATCATCCGTGCCGGCATCAAATCGGTGCCGTCAGGCCAGTCGGAGGCTGCGAGCGCGCTCGGCATGCCTTACCGCATGATCCTGAAGCGCATCACCCTGCCGCAAGCCATGCGTTTCGTGCTGCCGCCGACCGGCAATGAGGCGATCAATCTCCTGAAGATGACCTCGCTGGTGACGTTCATCGCCGTCGACGACCTGTTCTACACAGCGCAAAGCATCTATGCGCGCACCTTCGAGACGATCCCGCTGCTGATCGTGGTCGCCTTCTGGTATCTCGCGGTGGTCAGCATCATGTCGGTGGGACAGCATTTCCTCGAACGCCATTTCGGCCGCAGCGACACGCGCCGAGATCCCCTGACGATGCGCGCCCTGCGCAACGCCATCAGCCTGCGCGGCGTTGCCCGATGA
- a CDS encoding ABC transporter substrate-binding protein — translation MNAYLRMTGLALAISVTAWGGISKAADVPKSADVKQSGTLAVANTLDFAPFEYLDADGKQTGIIIELAGEVAKLVDAKLDVQRTPFPSMIPGLAAGRFKIAWETFSATPERLKQVDFVMFLKAGLAVSTSPDKKASFSGDTPLCGKRIGVSAGSASDFLVDKLGKECTDKGQAAIEKSVFNSSTDIVQAVLSDRVDARMDDATASSYFEVTSKGQLVVLPTLYEVAPLGMAIAKGDKETADMMVAALAELFKNGTYKAILEKYGMGAYAIKEPYFVGSMDALRAE, via the coding sequence ATGAATGCATATCTGCGAATGACCGGCCTTGCGCTGGCGATCTCCGTGACAGCCTGGGGTGGGATTTCCAAGGCCGCCGACGTGCCGAAATCGGCCGACGTCAAGCAGAGCGGAACGCTTGCCGTCGCCAACACGCTGGACTTCGCGCCGTTCGAATATCTCGATGCCGACGGCAAGCAGACCGGCATCATCATCGAACTGGCCGGCGAGGTGGCCAAGCTCGTCGACGCCAAGCTCGACGTGCAGCGCACGCCGTTTCCTTCCATGATACCCGGGCTTGCCGCCGGCCGCTTCAAGATCGCCTGGGAGACGTTCTCGGCCACGCCCGAGCGGTTGAAGCAGGTCGATTTCGTCATGTTCCTGAAGGCTGGGCTGGCCGTCTCGACGTCGCCCGACAAGAAGGCGAGCTTCAGCGGCGACACCCCGCTCTGCGGCAAGCGCATCGGCGTCTCGGCCGGCAGCGCCTCGGATTTCCTGGTCGACAAGCTTGGCAAGGAGTGCACCGACAAGGGTCAGGCAGCCATCGAGAAGTCTGTCTTCAACTCCTCGACCGATATCGTCCAGGCCGTACTGTCCGATCGCGTCGACGCCCGTATGGACGATGCGACCGCGTCGAGCTATTTCGAGGTGACGAGCAAGGGGCAACTGGTGGTGCTGCCGACGCTTTACGAGGTTGCGCCCCTCGGCATGGCGATCGCCAAGGGCGACAAGGAGACCGCCGACATGATGGTGGCAGCACTTGCCGAACTGTTCAAGAATGGCACCTACAAGGCTATCCTCGAGAAGTACGGCATGGGCGCCTACGCCATCAAGGAACCTTACTTCGTCGGGTCCATGGACGCGCTCCGCGCCGAATGA
- a CDS encoding hydrogen peroxide-inducible genes activator: protein MIGLTVRQMHYFDALAQTLHFGRAAKLAGVSQPALSSQIAEMEQRLNCRLFERGGRSVRMTDEAIALLPRIERILADIRDVETTARHGRTAMEGRFRLGIIPTVAPYLLPRALPELKKHFPALLLELREAVTTSLVEDTASRKLDAFIAALPLDHPGLITEALFSDRFFLAVPSGDPAFASPPVPPESPALERLMLLEEGHCLREQALAVCGNVRPVAMASYGATSLTTLLQMVAHGLGVTLIPEMAAGPAGAIPDLKIVPFQEPMPQRMICLAWRRNNARHGECVELAKIIRSLGAAVLAA from the coding sequence ATGATAGGCTTGACCGTCCGGCAGATGCATTATTTCGACGCGTTGGCGCAGACGCTGCATTTCGGACGCGCGGCGAAACTCGCTGGCGTCAGCCAGCCGGCGCTCTCCTCGCAGATCGCGGAAATGGAGCAGCGCCTGAACTGCCGGCTGTTCGAACGCGGCGGCAGGTCGGTCCGCATGACCGACGAAGCCATCGCGCTCTTGCCGCGCATCGAGCGCATCCTGGCCGACATACGTGACGTCGAGACGACGGCGCGGCACGGCCGCACGGCCATGGAGGGGCGTTTCCGGCTGGGTATCATCCCAACCGTCGCGCCCTATCTTCTGCCGCGCGCCCTGCCCGAACTGAAGAAGCATTTCCCGGCCTTGCTGCTCGAACTGCGCGAGGCGGTCACCACCTCTTTGGTCGAGGACACCGCATCGCGCAAGCTCGACGCCTTCATCGCGGCACTTCCGCTCGACCATCCTGGGCTGATCACCGAAGCGCTGTTTTCCGACCGGTTCTTCCTGGCCGTGCCATCAGGCGATCCGGCCTTTGCCTCGCCGCCGGTTCCGCCCGAAAGCCCGGCACTGGAGAGGCTGATGCTGCTCGAGGAAGGGCATTGCCTGCGTGAACAGGCGTTGGCGGTCTGCGGCAATGTGCGGCCGGTGGCGATGGCAAGCTATGGCGCTACCAGCCTGACCACGCTTCTGCAGATGGTGGCGCACGGGCTCGGCGTCACGCTCATTCCCGAAATGGCGGCTGGACCGGCCGGCGCCATCCCCGACCTCAAGATCGTGCCGTTCCAGGAGCCGATGCCGCAACGGATGATCTGCCTTGCCTGGCGGCGCAACAATGCCCGCCACGGCGAATGCGTGGAACTCGCCAAGATCATCCGAAGCCTCGGCGCGGCGGTGCTGGCAGCCTGA